The Pseudanabaenaceae cyanobacterium SKYG29 genomic interval TACTATTGACATATGAACATACGTTCAGGTATTGTAGATGTATTGAATTTGGGTAAGAGAATATGGTTACGGTTAAGCAGATGAAGTGTGCTTGTCCCCAGTGCCTGTGCATTGTGGAGATTGAGACAGCGGTATGTGTCAATGGTCGGTACTACTGTAGCGAAGCCTGCGCCCAGGGTAACTGTGGCAACGGTGGCTGTGGTCACAAAGGTTGTCCTTGCTAAGAGCGCCGACGACGATCGCGCCAGTCTAGGAAGGTGAGGTAGCCCACTCCTAGGGTTACCCCCCCCAGCAAGATGATCGCTAACCAGAAGACGGCTGTGATCAAATAGTCAGCCATACTAGAGACCGCTACGCCCCCAGACAACAAAGGCGATAGTGAGGGTGAACATGGCAGCTAGACCGACCCAGCCCAGTGTGAGAATATCCATTTTTCCTTAGTGATAATTGCCACTTGTTATTCTAGCTCAGGGGAGGCTTGTTTAGCTGCTCGTTCAGCGCTCAGGCGATTGATGAGAGAGAGAACCCTTACCCCCTGCTCTAGGGAGCGGTCTTCCTTGATGAGGACTTCAGGCACTCGGCGCAAACTGAGGCGTTGCCCTAACTCACGACGGATAAACCCTGTGGCAGCTGTTAGTCCCGCCATGGTTTCTTGGCGAGCTTCTTCCGTCCCGTAGATGCTGACAAAGATACGGGCGTGCTGTAAATCTCCCGATACTTCCACTGCGGTAACACTAACCATACCTGCTCCCACGCGGTCATCTTTTATATCTCGCATAATCATAGCGCTGACTTCCCGTTTGATTAACTCCGCCACGCGCTCCACACGCCGACTGGTAGCCATAGGACTGTTCCTCCCCTGGGTAGCTTGTTAATTTTACCATTAGCCCCTAGGATAAGAAAGGGTTTTTGGAGTTACGTATCTGAACACGCGGGTAATTTTGGTGCGGCATGGGGAGAGCACTTCTAACCTGCAGGGACTGGTTCAGGGGCGGGGTTTTTT includes:
- a CDS encoding metallothionein, with the protein product MVTVKQMKCACPQCLCIVEIETAVCVNGRYYCSEACAQGNCGNGGCGHKGCPC
- a CDS encoding cytochrome b6-f complex subunit PetN; translation: MDILTLGWVGLAAMFTLTIAFVVWGRSGL
- the rbfA gene encoding 30S ribosome-binding factor RbfA yields the protein MATSRRVERVAELIKREVSAMIMRDIKDDRVGAGMVSVTAVEVSGDLQHARIFVSIYGTEEARQETMAGLTAATGFIRRELGQRLSLRRVPEVLIKEDRSLEQGVRVLSLINRLSAERAAKQASPELE